Part of the candidate division WOR-3 bacterium genome, ATCCAATTTTTGAATCGATGATTCAAAATATCGTCACACGAATTGACGCGAAAGTATGAAAGAAAAAGATAATCACCACGATTTGGATATCTGCAGGGGCAGGAGAAGAAGTTGAAAATGGAATTACAGAAGATGAGTACAAAAGAAAATACTCTCTTTTTCATGAAAAATCATTTTTTATAGAAAAATAATAAAATTCTTATTTAAAAAATATTAATTATATTATAAAATTCGATATCAAACATGGGAGGTGTGGTATGTGGGGTTCTTTCAAAAAAGTCGCTTTTGTTGCCGTTTTGGTGTTTGCCACGAATTGTCTTTTTTCTCAATTCATGCCGCGGATTTTTGACTATTCAATTACTGCTCCCTCAAGTCTTTTCGTTTACGACTTCAACAGGGACGGATTAAACGATGTCATCGGAACCTCATGGTCTCCGGGGCAAATTTTTTTGTGGACGAACGAAGGTGGAAATCCTCCAACATGGAGCAGAGAGGAAGTCGCTTCAAATATTTCGGGAGCTTCTTTTGCCATGGCAGGTTTTATTGACGGGGATTCCTTGCCAGATATAGTTTCTTCGGGTTGGTACGCTAATGAAATCGCATTTTTCAAGAATGACACTCTTTCGGGTTGGACAAAGCAAATTCTCAGTGACAGTTTTATTCAGGCTCACGAAGTATGGACTTATGATATAGATGCCGACGGAGACATGGACGTAATAGGCGCCAGCGCAGGTTCATCTGGGATAAGATGGTGGAGAAACGACGGAGGGAATCCGATATTATGGACAGAGCTGGCTTTCGGCGGGAATATAGCGGGTGGAAGATCTGTTAATTGCGTCGATTTGGACGGGGATTCGGACTTGGACGTTATAGCATGCGGTGCGACGAGCAATACCATATTATGGTGGGAAAACAACGGACAAATCCCGGTTGGATGGACAGAGCATTCAGTCGAGAATAACTTCAGAGGCGCTCACATGGTAAGAACGGCAGACATGGATCA contains:
- a CDS encoding VCBS repeat-containing protein, producing the protein MWGSFKKVAFVAVLVFATNCLFSQFMPRIFDYSITAPSSLFVYDFNRDGLNDVIGTSWSPGQIFLWTNEGGNPPTWSREEVASNISGASFAMAGFIDGDSLPDIVSSGWYANEIAFFKNDTLSGWTKQILSDSFIQAHEVWTYDIDADGDMDVIGASAGSSGIRWWRNDGGNPILWTELAFGGNIAGGRSVNCVDLDGDSDLDVIACGATSNTILWWENNGQIPVGWTEHSVENNFRGAHMVRTADMDQDGKPDILGAAFTDNQIAVWYNTMGDSIEWEKEIIQGGFSAALGVKPEKLDTDSYPDIIGTAYSSSDLVVWIKTIILPDTYWEAYYLDYNLSGAWALATGDLNQDGMPDIIAGANTGNMIKWYENGFGTAVEEPVDEIKTGIYGSNPIRASWMPETMNVVIELYCENNLSYHVEIYDVSGALIKEFPDMMFQRGIHSICWDCKSPDFTTVSSGIYFVSLKTNQGIFNTSVTVIK